One part of the Corynebacterium sp. CNCTC7651 genome encodes these proteins:
- a CDS encoding bifunctional riboflavin kinase/FAD synthetase, which produces MDILHGLDAIPGDLAAGGGTVVTIGVFDGVHRGHQLLITEAVARAKELGVPCVVMTFDPHPRTIFAPESAPAELTPLTERARHIAELGVDTLLVIDFRKELAGDSPEEYVRDVLLGKLGARHVVVGENFTFGKDAAGTSATMAQLGERFGVDVTVVGLLGDGGVRICSTAIRDQLSGGNIKVATDYMGRPFSVVAPIERGAGRGGRELGYPTANQYAGAGAALPGDGVYAGWLTIIDDGEIDGDMEPGVRYPAAISVGTNPTFGDARRSVESFVLDRDADLYDRMARVEFVEKVRDMTKFDSVDELLEHMARDVARTRDILGA; this is translated from the coding sequence GTGGATATCTTGCACGGCCTCGACGCGATCCCCGGCGACCTTGCAGCAGGCGGGGGCACCGTGGTCACCATCGGCGTGTTCGACGGCGTGCACCGCGGCCACCAGCTGCTGATTACCGAGGCAGTTGCGCGTGCGAAGGAACTCGGCGTGCCGTGCGTGGTGATGACGTTTGACCCGCACCCGCGCACCATCTTTGCGCCAGAATCCGCACCGGCGGAACTCACGCCGCTGACGGAGCGCGCCCGGCACATCGCGGAACTTGGTGTGGACACGTTGCTGGTGATTGACTTCCGTAAAGAACTCGCAGGAGACAGCCCGGAGGAGTACGTGCGGGATGTGCTGCTGGGCAAGCTAGGCGCACGCCACGTGGTGGTGGGGGAGAATTTCACCTTTGGCAAGGACGCGGCCGGCACGTCGGCGACGATGGCGCAGCTCGGCGAGCGCTTCGGGGTAGACGTGACCGTTGTGGGCTTGCTTGGCGACGGCGGAGTGCGCATCTGCTCCACCGCCATCCGCGACCAGCTTTCCGGCGGCAACATCAAGGTGGCCACCGATTACATGGGGCGGCCGTTCTCCGTGGTCGCGCCGATTGAGCGGGGTGCCGGCCGCGGGGGGCGCGAGCTGGGCTACCCGACGGCGAACCAGTACGCGGGCGCGGGTGCCGCCCTGCCGGGCGACGGGGTGTACGCCGGCTGGCTGACGATTATCGACGACGGGGAGATAGACGGCGACATGGAACCCGGCGTGCGGTACCCGGCAGCGATTTCCGTGGGCACGAACCCGACGTTCGGGGACGCGCGCCGCAGCGTGGAGTCTTTTGTGCTGGACAGGGATGCCGATCTGTACGACCGGATGGCGCGCGTGGAGTTTGTGGAGAAGGTCCGCGACATGACCAAGTTTGATTCCGTGGACGAGCTGCTGGAGCACATGGCACGAGACGTTGCGCGCACCCGCGACATCCTGGGCGCATAG
- the truB gene encoding tRNA pseudouridine(55) synthase TruB: MTDPLASSGIVVVDKPAGMTSHDVVAKLRRAFNTRKVGHAGTLDPMATGVLVAGIERGTKLLAHLVADDKTYKATIRLGASTTTDDAEGEVLSTADASLVTDEAIQAIVDTLTGDIMQKPASVSAIKIDGKRAHELVREGAEVDIPARPVTVHSIDITDTRRHGSVIDLDVRVHCSSGTYIRSLARDLGAALGVGGHLIALRRLTSGHFTIEDAAPLGALQDEPILSLTMDEALSRAWPVLAVTQDEYDALAMGKWLEPRGLTGVHAAQGPDGRVVALVKEQGKRLATVFVARPSTL; encoded by the coding sequence ATGACGGACCCCTTGGCATCTTCCGGAATCGTCGTTGTTGATAAGCCCGCGGGCATGACCAGCCATGACGTGGTGGCGAAACTGCGCCGCGCCTTCAACACCAGGAAGGTCGGCCACGCGGGCACTTTGGACCCGATGGCGACGGGCGTGCTGGTCGCAGGCATTGAGCGCGGAACGAAGCTGCTGGCCCACCTGGTCGCAGACGACAAGACCTACAAGGCCACGATCCGCCTCGGCGCCTCCACCACCACGGACGACGCGGAGGGCGAGGTACTCTCCACCGCGGACGCATCGCTTGTCACCGACGAGGCTATCCAGGCGATCGTCGATACGCTGACCGGCGACATCATGCAGAAGCCGGCGAGCGTGTCCGCCATCAAGATCGACGGCAAACGCGCCCACGAGCTGGTCCGCGAGGGCGCGGAGGTGGACATTCCCGCCCGCCCCGTCACCGTCCACAGCATCGACATCACGGACACGCGCCGGCACGGCAGCGTCATCGACCTCGACGTGCGCGTGCACTGCTCCTCCGGCACCTACATCCGCTCGCTCGCCCGCGACCTCGGGGCAGCGTTAGGCGTCGGAGGCCACTTAATTGCTTTACGACGACTCACTTCCGGCCACTTCACCATTGAGGACGCCGCCCCGCTGGGTGCGCTGCAGGATGAACCGATCCTCTCGCTCACGATGGATGAGGCGCTGTCCCGCGCCTGGCCAGTCCTAGCTGTCACCCAGGATGAGTACGATGCGCTAGCCATGGGAAAATGGCTCGAGCCACGCGGGCTCACAGGCGTGCACGCCGCGCAAGGACCGGACGGGCGCGTCGTGGCCCTAGTGAAGGAGCAGGGCAAGCGCCTAGCGACCGTCTTCGTCGCCCGCCCGTCAACGCTTTAG
- a CDS encoding 4'-phosphopantetheinyl transferase — MQDHHLFPAAARVVYLRNDDAGDLTNYRDLLPSEREEVSGAVDLRKGEFGDARWCAHQALKELGLTTHEAILRGERGMPLWPAGFTGSLTHTEGLRAAVAAPTRHVRSMGLDAEPAQALPDGVLAQIARPEELIAVRRMQEAGQEWADRLLFCAKEATYKCWFPMTRRWLGFDEAEIELRTDGTFTSRLMARPTPAPFFEGRWVVRGGYVIASAFLEC, encoded by the coding sequence ATGCAGGACCACCATCTGTTCCCGGCAGCCGCGCGCGTGGTGTACCTGCGCAACGACGACGCGGGGGACCTGACGAACTACCGTGACCTGCTGCCCAGCGAGCGCGAAGAGGTCAGCGGTGCCGTCGATCTGCGCAAGGGCGAGTTCGGCGACGCCCGCTGGTGCGCGCACCAGGCACTCAAGGAGCTCGGCTTGACCACGCATGAGGCGATCCTGCGAGGCGAGCGCGGCATGCCGCTGTGGCCCGCCGGATTTACGGGATCCCTCACCCACACGGAGGGGCTCCGAGCCGCGGTCGCCGCGCCGACGCGCCACGTTCGCTCCATGGGCCTTGACGCGGAGCCGGCGCAGGCCCTCCCGGACGGTGTGCTGGCCCAGATCGCGCGCCCCGAGGAGCTGATTGCTGTACGGCGCATGCAGGAAGCCGGTCAGGAATGGGCGGACCGGCTGCTGTTCTGCGCCAAGGAAGCCACCTACAAGTGCTGGTTCCCCATGACGCGGCGCTGGCTTGGTTTCGACGAGGCGGAGATTGAGCTGCGCACGGACGGCACGTTCACGTCCCGGCTGATGGCGCGGCCCACACCGGCGCCGTTCTTCGAGGGGCGCTGGGTGGTCCGCGGCGGCTACGTCATCGCCTCTGCGTTCTTGGAGTGCTAA
- a CDS encoding metallophosphoesterase, protein MTTTTLWAVSDLHAAVKANTPCIDAIQPADPSDWLIVAGDVAERHDLIVRVMGKLAERFDTVIWVPGNHELFSRSADRYRGREKYTALVQSMREMGVITPEDPYPVFGGVTVAPLFTLYDYSFRAPDMSVEEAIAAARQRNIVMTDEFAIAPFVDVRAWCWDRLAYTTKRLSRIEGPTILVNHWPLVQEPTMKMRWSEVALWCGTRHTRSWPQRYNAEAVIYGHLHMPGIMQIDGIKHIEVSLGYPREWQPRNHAPIPFPYPVMEVSL, encoded by the coding sequence ATGACAACCACCACCTTGTGGGCGGTGAGTGACCTGCACGCGGCGGTGAAAGCCAACACACCGTGCATTGACGCGATCCAGCCCGCAGATCCGTCTGACTGGCTCATCGTTGCGGGCGACGTAGCAGAGCGCCACGATCTAATTGTCCGCGTCATGGGCAAACTGGCTGAGCGTTTTGACACTGTCATCTGGGTGCCGGGCAACCATGAGCTCTTTTCCCGTTCCGCCGACCGGTACCGCGGCCGGGAGAAGTACACGGCGTTGGTGCAGTCCATGCGCGAGATGGGGGTGATAACGCCGGAGGACCCGTACCCGGTCTTCGGCGGTGTCACAGTGGCGCCGCTGTTCACGTTGTACGACTACTCGTTCCGCGCCCCCGACATGAGCGTGGAGGAGGCAATTGCCGCCGCCCGCCAACGCAATATCGTGATGACGGATGAGTTCGCCATCGCGCCCTTCGTGGATGTGCGTGCGTGGTGCTGGGACCGGCTGGCGTACACCACTAAGCGCCTGTCCCGCATCGAAGGGCCGACGATCCTGGTCAATCACTGGCCGCTGGTGCAAGAGCCGACCATGAAAATGCGGTGGTCCGAGGTGGCGCTGTGGTGCGGAACCCGGCATACCCGGAGCTGGCCGCAGCGCTACAACGCGGAGGCGGTAATCTACGGGCATTTGCACATGCCGGGCATCATGCAGATTGACGGCATCAAGCACATCGAGGTTTCGCTGGGCTACCCCCGGGAATGGCAGCCGCGGAACCATGCGCCGATCCCGTTCCCGTACCCGGTCATGGAGGTGAGCCTGTGA
- a CDS encoding MATE family efflux transporter: MGAGVSPRQIFALALPALGVLAANPLYLLLDTAVVGRLGTGQLAALAAGTAIQSTVTTQLTFLSYGTTARSSRLYGAGKRDKAVAEGVQATWVAVAVGLALAGLIWAFAQPIALWLTNDQATSVAAAAWMRMAAFAIPLTLIIMAGNGWMRGVQNTKLPFRLTLCGLIPGAILLPFAVDRYGLVGSAAANVLGMGIAASLFLVVLVREHAANGGSWAPQWSIISQQLVLGRDLILRSLSFQISLLAAAAVAGRFGVAVLAAHQIMLQLWNFLTLVLDSMAIAAQTLTGAALGTGQVARAKSVGVQATKYTVVLSLVLAAVFAVLARPIQSIFTRDPAVFGELGVPWWLLIAMIVAGGVVFALDGVMLGAGDAAFLRNLTIVSVLGAFVPLTVASMYFGWGLTGIWAGHLASIVMRLVGDVLRFRSMRWARTGQN, from the coding sequence GTGGGCGCGGGAGTAAGCCCGCGCCAGATCTTTGCGCTCGCGCTGCCGGCGCTCGGCGTCCTGGCAGCAAATCCGCTGTACCTGCTCTTGGATACGGCGGTGGTGGGCAGGCTGGGTACCGGCCAACTGGCTGCACTGGCCGCCGGTACCGCGATCCAGTCCACGGTGACCACGCAGCTGACGTTTTTGTCCTACGGCACCACCGCGCGCAGTTCCCGGCTGTACGGTGCCGGCAAGCGGGACAAGGCCGTCGCGGAGGGCGTGCAGGCCACGTGGGTGGCGGTAGCGGTGGGGCTTGCGCTGGCAGGACTTATCTGGGCGTTTGCGCAGCCGATTGCCCTGTGGTTGACCAATGATCAGGCCACCAGCGTCGCCGCGGCGGCGTGGATGCGCATGGCGGCGTTCGCTATCCCGCTGACCTTGATCATCATGGCCGGCAACGGGTGGATGCGTGGCGTGCAGAACACCAAGCTGCCGTTCCGTCTCACCTTGTGCGGGCTGATCCCCGGCGCGATATTGCTGCCGTTTGCGGTAGACCGCTACGGGCTGGTCGGGTCCGCCGCGGCGAATGTGCTGGGGATGGGTATCGCCGCCTCCCTCTTCCTGGTTGTCCTGGTGCGGGAGCACGCGGCCAACGGCGGAAGTTGGGCGCCGCAGTGGTCCATAATTTCCCAGCAGCTGGTGCTGGGCCGCGACCTCATCTTGCGCTCCCTGTCCTTCCAAATCTCCTTGCTCGCCGCAGCAGCGGTGGCGGGTAGGTTCGGCGTGGCCGTGCTGGCCGCCCACCAGATCATGCTGCAGCTGTGGAACTTCCTCACGCTTGTCTTGGATTCCATGGCCATCGCGGCGCAGACGCTCACGGGAGCTGCCCTCGGTACCGGTCAGGTGGCCCGGGCGAAATCGGTGGGTGTGCAGGCCACCAAGTACACCGTGGTGTTATCGCTGGTGCTCGCGGCCGTGTTCGCGGTGCTGGCGAGGCCCATTCAGTCCATCTTCACCCGGGACCCGGCGGTGTTCGGGGAGCTCGGTGTCCCGTGGTGGCTGCTCATCGCAATGATTGTCGCCGGAGGCGTGGTGTTCGCTCTCGACGGCGTCATGCTCGGCGCGGGCGACGCCGCCTTCCTGCGCAACCTCACCATCGTGTCCGTGCTCGGTGCCTTTGTGCCGTTGACTGTCGCTTCCATGTACTTCGGGTGGGGGCTCACCGGCATCTGGGCTGGCCATCTTGCGTCGATAGTCATGCGCCTGGTGGGGGACGTGCTGCGCTTCAGGTCCATGCGGTGGGCCCGCACCGGGCAGAACTGA